The Streptomyces sp. NBC_01268 genome segment CGGGCGTGCTGGTGGCGGCCGTGGCCGGCGTCGCCGGGTACGCGTACCGCAACCGTGCCCGGCTCGCGGTCGAGCGGCGGCTGCTGCGGGCGCTGCGGGAATCGGCGCCGTGCTGCCCCGGGGACGTCGAACTGCCGGGCCTGGAGGGCCCGGTGCGGGCCGAGAGCACGGGCGACGGGGTCACCCGGATCACGGCGGAGAGCGAGCACGACGCGGTCCGCGCCCTCGGGTACGCGATGGGCCGGGACCGCGGTTTCCAGCTGGACCTGATCCGGCGCAGCGGCGCCGGGCGGCTCGCGGAGGTGTGGGGGCGGGCCGCCGTGCCCGCCGACACCGAGTACCGCAGGCTCGGTCTCGCCGGGACCGCGCGGACCGCGACCGAGCGGCTCGACCGGCCCGAGCGGGAGCTGCTCGAAGCCTTCGCCGAGGGGGTCAACGCGGCCTACGCGGCGCAGACCCCGTTCGAGTGCCGCTTCCTGTCCTACCGGCCGCGGCCGTGGCGGGTCGAGGACAGCGTGCTCACCTCGCTCGTGCTGTTCCACTCCCTGTCCTTCAACGAGCAGGCCAAGCGGGCCGAGGCGGTCGTGCGCCGGGCGCTGCCCGGGCCCGTCGCCGACTTCCTGCTGGCCGGCGCCGAGGACCCGGAGCCGCCCGAGGGCCTGGCCCGGCACCGCGCCGACGCGGGCGAGGCGGACCTGGTCGCCCTCGACCGGGCCGTCGCGGGGTCCAACTGCTGGATCGCCCCGGGCGACGGGCAGCCGCTGCTCGCCTGCGACCTGCACCTGGCGCTCGGCCTGCCCAACGTGCTCTACGAGGTCGACCTGGCCTGGCCGGGCACCCGGCTGCGCGGGCTCGCGAGCCCCGGGCTGCCGGTCGTCCTCACGGGCACCAACGGGCGGATCGCCTGGGGTGTCACCAACCTCACCGCCGACGTGCTCGACCTCGTCCCGGCCGGTCAGGACCTGCGCACCCGCACGGAGCGCATCCGCGTCCGGGGCGGGAAGCCGGTCGACGTGGACGTCACCACGGACGGCACCATGCCCGTGTCGGAGACCCCGCTGTGCGGCGAGAAGGTCGCCGTGCGGTGGACGGGCCACGACCCGCGCGCCGCCGACCTCCGCTTCGGGCGCCTCGCCCGCGCCGGGGACCTGGACGAGGCCGTCGCGGTCCTCGACGGCGCGCACGGCGTTGCCCTCAACGTCCTCGTCACCGACCGGCACCGCGGCGCGCACCTGGCGACCGGCCTGCTGCCGCGCCGCCCGGCCGGCACCCCGCGCACCGACCCGGCCGAGGGGCACCTCACCGGTCCCGAGCGCCCGCGGATCACGGACCCCGCCGACGGGATCCTGGTGTCCGCGAACGACGCCGGGCTGCCCGAGGACACGTTCCGGATCGGCCTCGACCTGGACCCCGGCCACCGGGCCCGCCGCATCCGCGAGGTCCTGGGCGCGGCCCCCCGGCACGACGCGGCCGGGATGCGCGCCCTCCAGCACGACGTCGCCGCCGGGCTGTACGCGGCCTACCGGGACCTCGCGGTGGCGGCGCTGCCGCCCGGGGACCCGCTGCGCGCACTGCTCGCCGGGTGGGACGGCACCGCGTCGACCGGGTCCCGCGCCTTCGGCGTGCTGGTGCGGCTGCGGGAGACCCTCGCGGGGCGCGTCCTCGCGCCGTACCTCGCCGTCTGCCGGGAGCACGATCCCGCGTTCCGCTTCCCGTTCCGCACGCTCGACCGGCCGCTGCTCGCGATCCTGCGGGCCCGCGACCCCGCCCTGCTGCCCGCCGGGACGCGCGACGTCGACGGCTTCGTCGCCGCGTGCGTACGGGCGGCGGCGGGGGAGCGTCCGAAGCCGTGGGGGCGTCTCAACCGGGTCGGTCTGGGGCACCCGTTCGCCTCGCTGGTGCCGTGGGCGAACCCCGTGCTCGGCATCCGCCCGCGCCCGCAGGCGGGGATGCTGCACACCGTCCGTACGGCCGTCCCGGGCTTCGGCGCGGCCGGGCGCGTGGTGGTGAGCCCGGACGCGCTGCTCTCCGTGGAGCTGCCCGCCGGGCAGTCCGGGCATCCGCTCAGCCCGCACTACGCGGACCGGCACGGGCGCTGGGCGGACCTGCCCCCGTCCCCGTCGAGGACGGGCCGTCCCGGCTGCGGGTACGCCCTCCGCCCGCCCGGGACGTGAGGGCGTGCCCGCGGCCGCCGGGGACGGCCGTCCAGGCGCTACGCCGGGAGCTCGGCCACGTCGCCGAAGTCCCGGCGGATCTCGGCGAGCAGGGACTCCGGCGCGGAGAGGAACTCGAAGTGTCCGCCGGGGAGTTCGACGAACCGGTGGTCCGCCGTGGTGTCCTGCCAGCCGCCCATGAGCTTCGAGGGGATCTCGGGGTCCTCGGTCCAGCCGATCGAGGTGATCCCGGCCGGCAGGGTGAACAGGCCGGGCGCGTAGAGCTTGTTGGCGTCGATGTCGTTGACGAGCACTTCGAGGCCGGTCTCCAGGAGCGGCCCGCTGGGCTCGCCGCCGAGGTTCACGATGATGTGCTCGAGTTCGGTGCGCAGCCCGTCCCGGTCCAGCTCCAGCAGGCGCCCGTACGGGCCGTCCTGGGGGGCGACCTGGGACGAGACGTAGATCCGGGTGGGCAGCGGCAGGCCGGCGGCGGCGAGCTGCCGGGTCACCTCGACCCCGGGAAGCGCTCCGCCGCAGTGCCCGAAGAACGCGAACGGGCGGTCCAGGTAGGGCGTCAGGTACTCGATGAGCCCCTCCGCCATGTTCTCGTACGTGCCGTAGTGCGGCTCGGCGATGCGGTTCTGCCGGGCGGGCGGCTGGATCAGGCAGACGTCGATCGCGCCGATCCGGCGCGGCCAGGCCTGGTACATCGAGGCGCCGCAGCCCGAGTAGGGGAACAGGAAGAGGCGGGCCGCGGCCTCCGGGTCCGGGCGGCGCAGCAGCCAGCGCGGCGGCTTCTTGGGACGGGGCGCTCGATCAGTCATGCGGACGACCGTAAGCGAAGTCGGCTGGACGCTTCAAGGACTCAACTGCCTTGGCCCGTACGGAGAAAGACCGAGAAAGGACGAATGTCATGCAGGATCTGACCACCCCGCTGCGCTACCTCGACGGGGCGACCGTCGCCGAGCTGTGCGAGCGGATCGACCCGCTCGAAGTCGTCACCGAGGCCTTCCTCGGCGTGCGGGCGGGGCGCTCCGGGGTGGCCCCCGAGGCGGCGCTGCGCTGGACCGCCCCGGACGGGACCGCGGCCCGCAGCCTCATCCTGCCCGCCCGGCACGAGGG includes the following:
- a CDS encoding penicillin acylase family protein: MTACPAHRPRLRRLWLLPTARVAGAGGAAGLVLAAGLLAVPWASAGVLVAAVAGVAGYAYRNRARLAVERRLLRALRESAPCCPGDVELPGLEGPVRAESTGDGVTRITAESEHDAVRALGYAMGRDRGFQLDLIRRSGAGRLAEVWGRAAVPADTEYRRLGLAGTARTATERLDRPERELLEAFAEGVNAAYAAQTPFECRFLSYRPRPWRVEDSVLTSLVLFHSLSFNEQAKRAEAVVRRALPGPVADFLLAGAEDPEPPEGLARHRADAGEADLVALDRAVAGSNCWIAPGDGQPLLACDLHLALGLPNVLYEVDLAWPGTRLRGLASPGLPVVLTGTNGRIAWGVTNLTADVLDLVPAGQDLRTRTERIRVRGGKPVDVDVTTDGTMPVSETPLCGEKVAVRWTGHDPRAADLRFGRLARAGDLDEAVAVLDGAHGVALNVLVTDRHRGAHLATGLLPRRPAGTPRTDPAEGHLTGPERPRITDPADGILVSANDAGLPEDTFRIGLDLDPGHRARRIREVLGAAPRHDAAGMRALQHDVAAGLYAAYRDLAVAALPPGDPLRALLAGWDGTASTGSRAFGVLVRLRETLAGRVLAPYLAVCREHDPAFRFPFRTLDRPLLAILRARDPALLPAGTRDVDGFVAACVRAAAGERPKPWGRLNRVGLGHPFASLVPWANPVLGIRPRPQAGMLHTVRTAVPGFGAAGRVVVSPDALLSVELPAGQSGHPLSPHYADRHGRWADLPPSPSRTGRPGCGYALRPPGT
- a CDS encoding thioesterase II family protein — its product is MTDRAPRPKKPPRWLLRRPDPEAAARLFLFPYSGCGASMYQAWPRRIGAIDVCLIQPPARQNRIAEPHYGTYENMAEGLIEYLTPYLDRPFAFFGHCGGALPGVEVTRQLAAAGLPLPTRIYVSSQVAPQDGPYGRLLELDRDGLRTELEHIIVNLGGEPSGPLLETGLEVLVNDIDANKLYAPGLFTLPAGITSIGWTEDPEIPSKLMGGWQDTTADHRFVELPGGHFEFLSAPESLLAEIRRDFGDVAELPA